A window of Mesoplasma chauliocola contains these coding sequences:
- the dnaA gene encoding chromosomal replication initiator protein DnaA, whose protein sequence is METKKLWEQIISKLKNENLIDADIIEEYITTSELINVSSKEYVILVRSNLGVTILNELKDVFIYEFKTVLGEFVSVEFSTKTIFNKNKPMNIKVQAVSEKELPTNALTFSNFIVGASNKQANLAAKSVVSNPGSTFNPLFIYGESGLGKTHLLQAIKNEAWLNNKKVLYLTSEDFTKTVVNALNKGDFNEIETLKNEMNLNDFFILDDVQFLSKKDKTNEFFFNIINNFTENGKQLVFSSDKTPELLNGFDKRMITRFNSGLTTPITALDVPTAKLIIEWEIKKQGLKQKIKEEAVIYLAQNFSDDVRKIKGLVNRLSFFGIQNDESYVIELDDVIDLFKDTPSANLGLLNVKKIKEIVAKKYDVTIKAIDGKARTTDIKNARHLSMYFAKIILNHTSTQIGAEFGGRDHSTVLSAISRIEKLIYKEKEFKKIVESLKNEITG, encoded by the coding sequence ATGGAAACAAAAAAATTGTGAGAACAAATAATAAGTAAATTAAAAAATGAAAATTTAATTGATGCTGATATTATTGAAGAATATATAACAACTTCTGAACTTATTAATGTTTCAAGTAAAGAGTATGTAATTCTTGTTAGATCTAATCTTGGTGTAACAATTTTAAATGAGCTAAAAGATGTATTTATTTATGAATTCAAAACAGTTTTAGGCGAATTTGTTTCAGTTGAGTTTTCAACAAAAACAATATTCAATAAAAATAAGCCTATGAATATTAAAGTGCAAGCTGTTTCAGAAAAAGAGCTACCTACTAATGCATTAACTTTTAGCAATTTTATTGTTGGGGCAAGCAATAAGCAAGCAAATTTAGCTGCCAAAAGTGTTGTTTCAAATCCTGGTTCAACTTTTAACCCTTTATTCATTTATGGTGAATCAGGGTTAGGAAAAACCCACTTGCTACAAGCTATTAAAAATGAGGCTTGATTAAATAATAAAAAAGTTCTTTATCTAACTAGTGAAGATTTTACTAAAACTGTTGTAAATGCCCTTAATAAAGGAGATTTTAACGAAATTGAAACCTTAAAAAATGAAATGAATCTTAACGACTTTTTTATATTAGATGATGTTCAGTTTTTAAGCAAAAAGGACAAAACAAATGAGTTTTTCTTTAATATTATTAACAATTTTACAGAAAATGGAAAACAATTAGTTTTTTCAAGTGATAAAACACCCGAATTATTAAATGGTTTTGATAAAAGAATGATCACTCGTTTTAATTCTGGGCTAACAACACCAATTACTGCGCTTGATGTACCAACAGCTAAACTTATCATTGAATGAGAAATTAAAAAACAAGGATTAAAGCAAAAAATTAAAGAAGAAGCTGTTATTTATTTAGCACAAAACTTTAGTGATGATGTTAGAAAAATAAAAGGTTTAGTTAATAGACTTTCATTTTTTGGTATTCAAAATGATGAATCTTATGTAATTGAGCTTGATGATGTAATTGATTTATTTAAGGATACTCCCTCAGCAAATTTAGGATTGTTAAATGTTAAAAAAATTAAAGAAATTGTTGCTAAAAAATATGACGTGACAATAAAAGCAATTGATGGAAAAGCAAGAACTACAGATATTAAAAATGCTAGACATCTTTCTATGTATTTTGCAAAAATTATTTTAAACCATACTTCAACGCAAATTGGTGCAGAATTTGGTGGTAGAGATCACAGTA